In Alkalimarinus alittae, the DNA window TTTTTGGTGCTGGCTTACTTGTATCGGGAATGATGGACCCTGAAAAAGTGATTGGTTTCTTGGATCTTTTTGGCGAATGGGACCCCTCATTAATGTTTGTAATGGGGAGTGCGTTAATCGTTACTGTGCCTGCATTTAGGCTTATTATGCGTAGACAAAAACCTATTTTTAATGAGCGTTTTAGTTTGCCGCTCAAAACCTATTTAGATAAGCCTTTAATCGTGGGGGCTGCAATTTTCGGTGTAGGTTGGGGACTTTATGGCTACTGCCCAGGGCCGGGGATTTCATCTTTGGCATCATTAAACGTAGCTAGCTTTTTATTTGTGCCTAGCATGTTAGCGGGTATGTGGTTGGCTAATAAGGTCGCCAATAAATAATGATGCTCATAACGACTAATGGCCGAAGTAGTTTCGACCATTAGTCGTTATGAGCGGGAGCAAACGCTAAAGGCGATCAGCATCATTCGCTTGTTCACGTAAGACAAATTTTTGGATTTTTCCGGTGGATGTTTTTGGCAATTCGCCGAATATCACCGTTTTAGGTGCCTTAAAGTTTGCCATGTTGTCTTTGCAAGAGTTGATGACCTCTTGCTCTGTAAGCTCTGCATCGGGTGCTAAGGTGATAAACGCACAAGGGGTTTCTCCCCACTTGTCATCATGTTTAGCAACCACGGCTGCTTCTTGTATTTTGGGGTGTCGATATAAAATATCTTCGATCTCGATGCTTGAGATATTTTCGCCCCCCGAAATAATGACATCTTTTGAGCGGTCTTTAATTTCAATGTAGCCATCTTCATGCCAGACTGCTAAATCGCCAGAGTGGAACCAGCCCCCTTTAAATGCAGCGTTTGTGGTGGAGGTATTCTTTAAATAGCCTTTCATTATGAGGTTTCCTCGCATAAAAATTTCACCGATGCTTTTTCCATCTTTGGGTACGGGTATTAATGTCGAGGGATCTGCGATCATTAGTTCATCAAGCATTGGTGCTCTAACACCTTGTCGGGATTTTAGTTTTGCTTTTTGCGCTTCGTTCTCATCATCCCATTTATCGTGCCATGCACAGACTACTGATGGGCCGTAGGTTTCGGTGAGGCCATAAACATGCGTAACTTTAAAACCCATTTCCTCCATGCCTTGTATGACTGCCGCGGGTGGTGCTGCGCCGGCAGTCATTACTTTAACTTCATGGTTAATACCTGCTTTTAGTTCTTGAGAGGCGCTATTAAGCATGTTGAGAACGATCGGTGCACCACAGAAATAGCCCACTTTCTCAGTTTTTATTAGGTCATAAATCAGCTCGGGTCGCACTTGGCGAAGGCTAACACTGGTGCCTGATGTCGCTGCAATAGTCCAAGGAAAACACCAACCATTGCAGTGAAACATGGGGAGTGTCCAGAGATAAACCGGGTGGTTGACCATATTCCAAGACATCACATTGCTTACCGCATTAAGATATGCCCCGCGGTAATGATATACCACCCCTTTTGGATCGCCAGTGGTACCTGATGTGTAGTTAAGTGAAATGGCATCCCATTCGTTATCGGGAACTGACCAAGTGTAGTCCGCATCGCCTTCTTCAAGAAATGCATCATAGGTTAACTCGCCTATCAGGTGTCCACCAACATAGTTAGGGTCGTCAATATCAATAATCAATGGTTTATTAGGTACCATTTTTAGTGCTTTTTCAGCG includes these proteins:
- a CDS encoding DUF6691 family protein, yielding MSIFIALIAGIIFGAGLLVSGMMDPEKVIGFLDLFGEWDPSLMFVMGSALIVTVPAFRLIMRRQKPIFNERFSLPLKTYLDKPLIVGAAIFGVGWGLYGYCPGPGISSLASLNVASFLFVPSMLAGMWLANKVANK
- a CDS encoding acyl-CoA synthetase; translated protein: MTQNNNIFEQSLDQNAANYAALSPISFLERSAFVYPHKTATVNGNIRKNWAEVYDRCRQLASALNKRGITKGQTVSIIAPNISEHFEAHFGIPMSGAVLNSINTRLDAEAISFILQHAETKVLLVDREFSEVAEKALKMVPNKPLIIDIDDPNYVGGHLIGELTYDAFLEEGDADYTWSVPDNEWDAISLNYTSGTTGDPKGVVYHYRGAYLNAVSNVMSWNMVNHPVYLWTLPMFHCNGWCFPWTIAATSGTSVSLRQVRPELIYDLIKTEKVGYFCGAPIVLNMLNSASQELKAGINHEVKVMTAGAAPPAAVIQGMEEMGFKVTHVYGLTETYGPSVVCAWHDKWDDENEAQKAKLKSRQGVRAPMLDELMIADPSTLIPVPKDGKSIGEIFMRGNLIMKGYLKNTSTTNAAFKGGWFHSGDLAVWHEDGYIEIKDRSKDVIISGGENISSIEIEDILYRHPKIQEAAVVAKHDDKWGETPCAFITLAPDAELTEQEVINSCKDNMANFKAPKTVIFGELPKTSTGKIQKFVLREQANDADRL